One Spirosoma agri DNA segment encodes these proteins:
- a CDS encoding alginate lyase family protein, producing MPKRLSLSVVLAGLCLAVVVRAQPVGSSPSKAAVISILKLHNLEEARWAMQQQPLTVTAQTSPRSSGGKHDFFSEGDYWWPDSTNLEGPYIQRDGLTNPANFVAHRQALIRFSRIVGALASAYLLTQDERYVRQAFRHLNAWFVDPATRMNPSLLYAQAIKGRFTGRGIGIIDTIHLMEVAQGLRAMEKANGVNRHSVAAIRRWFADYLTWLTTHSYGKDEMNAKNNHGTCWVMQVAAFARLTNNDSLLNVCRTRYKTHLLPDQMAADGSFPQELRRTKPYGYSLFNLDAMTTICQLLSTPTDNLWTYQTADGRSIRRGITYLYPFVQTKAKWPLKPDVMYWNDWPVAHPFLVFGAVTFGQTDWFNTWTKLDHSPQVEEVLRNLPVRNPIIWLN from the coding sequence ATGCCAAAGCGGCTATCCCTTTCCGTTGTTCTCGCTGGCCTGTGTCTGGCCGTGGTTGTTCGCGCCCAGCCGGTCGGTTCCAGCCCATCAAAAGCGGCTGTCATCTCGATCCTGAAACTACACAATCTGGAAGAAGCTCGCTGGGCCATGCAACAGCAACCCCTCACGGTGACGGCGCAGACCTCGCCACGTAGTTCGGGCGGCAAACATGATTTCTTTTCGGAGGGTGACTACTGGTGGCCGGATTCGACAAATCTTGAAGGACCTTACATCCAGCGGGACGGACTGACGAATCCAGCCAATTTTGTAGCGCATCGGCAAGCCCTCATTCGCTTTAGCCGCATTGTGGGCGCGTTGGCATCAGCCTACCTACTGACGCAAGATGAACGCTATGTTCGGCAGGCGTTTCGGCATCTAAATGCTTGGTTCGTGGACCCGGCTACCCGCATGAATCCGTCGCTGTTGTACGCACAGGCGATAAAAGGGCGATTCACAGGACGAGGTATCGGCATTATCGATACCATTCACCTGATGGAAGTAGCGCAGGGTTTACGAGCTATGGAAAAAGCCAACGGGGTTAACAGGCACTCTGTTGCGGCTATTCGGCGTTGGTTCGCCGACTATTTGACCTGGCTCACGACACACTCGTATGGCAAGGACGAGATGAACGCTAAAAATAACCACGGCACCTGCTGGGTGATGCAGGTAGCCGCTTTTGCCCGACTCACCAACAATGACTCACTGCTGAACGTCTGCCGGACGCGCTATAAAACCCATTTATTACCTGATCAGATGGCGGCAGACGGGAGCTTTCCGCAAGAGCTTCGGCGGACCAAACCTTACGGCTATTCGCTGTTTAATCTGGATGCGATGACGACGATCTGCCAGCTATTATCTACACCTACCGACAACCTCTGGACGTACCAGACGGCCGACGGGCGTAGCATTCGCCGGGGCATCACGTACCTGTATCCGTTTGTGCAAACGAAAGCGAAGTGGCCACTGAAACCGGATGTGATGTACTGGAACGACTGGCCTGTAGCGCACCCATTTCTGGTGTTCGGGGCCGTTACGTTCGGGCAAACCGACTGGTTCAACACCTGGACGAAACTGGATCATAGTCCTCAGGTCGAAGAAGTCTTACGTAACCTACCCGTTCGTAATCCAATTATCTGGCTAAACTAA
- a CDS encoding glycoside hydrolase family 88 protein, whose amino-acid sequence MKEGRFIFASLLVTCFLAAFVPDSLIKTAFNQAEQQTKLMLNELAAAKAADSKVALVSPRTLNEAGALQLVPARDWTSGFFPGELWYLYEYTGRGAWADQARRFTANLEREKLNTGTHDMGFKLYCSYGNGYRLTGDKAYQEIIVQGARSLIKRFKPTAGIIRSWDHHKEVWQCPVIIDNMMNLELLFAATRLTGDSTFYKIAVTHAKTTIQNHYRPDHSSYHVVDYDTLTGKVLKKNTHQGFSDESAWARGQAWGLYGYTMCYRETNDPQFLKQAEAIARYMLNHPHMPADLVPYYDFDAPNIPNEPRDVSAAAIMASALYELSTYSSSSQYRARADQVIRSLVQQYRSPVGQHHGFLLLHSTGSKTSEIDVPLIYADYYFLEALLRSKKLNEKKPLF is encoded by the coding sequence ATGAAAGAAGGCAGATTCATTTTCGCATCCCTCCTGGTAACCTGCTTCCTAGCAGCTTTCGTCCCCGATTCCCTGATCAAAACAGCCTTCAACCAGGCCGAACAGCAGACGAAGCTAATGCTCAATGAACTAGCGGCTGCCAAGGCGGCAGATTCCAAAGTAGCTTTGGTATCACCCCGAACACTCAACGAAGCGGGCGCGCTGCAACTGGTTCCTGCCCGCGACTGGACGAGTGGTTTCTTTCCCGGCGAATTGTGGTATCTCTACGAATATACGGGTCGGGGGGCGTGGGCTGATCAGGCACGGCGTTTTACGGCTAACCTGGAGCGGGAGAAACTGAATACAGGAACACACGACATGGGGTTCAAGCTGTATTGCAGCTATGGTAATGGCTATCGGTTAACGGGCGATAAAGCGTATCAGGAGATTATTGTTCAGGGTGCGCGAAGTTTGATAAAGCGGTTCAAACCAACGGCGGGGATCATTCGCTCGTGGGATCACCACAAAGAGGTCTGGCAATGCCCGGTCATCATCGACAACATGATGAATCTGGAACTGCTGTTTGCCGCTACCCGCCTGACGGGCGACTCTACGTTCTATAAAATCGCAGTCACGCACGCGAAAACGACCATCCAGAACCATTACCGGCCTGATCATAGCTCCTATCATGTCGTGGATTATGACACGCTGACGGGAAAGGTGCTCAAAAAAAATACGCACCAGGGCTTTAGCGATGAGTCAGCCTGGGCACGGGGACAGGCGTGGGGATTGTACGGGTATACGATGTGCTACCGGGAAACGAACGATCCGCAATTTCTGAAACAGGCCGAAGCGATTGCCCGCTACATGCTCAATCACCCCCATATGCCCGCCGATCTGGTGCCTTATTACGATTTCGATGCGCCCAACATTCCAAACGAACCGCGCGACGTATCGGCCGCTGCGATCATGGCCTCTGCACTGTATGAGCTTAGTACATATAGTTCCAGCTCGCAATATCGCGCCAGGGCCGATCAGGTGATTCGCAGTTTAGTGCAGCAGTACAGGTCGCCGGTTGGTCAACATCACGGGTTTCTGTTGTTACACAGCACCGGCTCGAAGACCAGCGAAATTGATGTACCACTGATTTATGCCGATTACTATTTTCTGGAAGCGCTGCTCCGTTCCAAAAAACTGAACGAGAAGAAGCCGTTGTTTTGA
- a CDS encoding hybrid sensor histidine kinase/response regulator transcription factor, whose translation MSYTKLTAVLWLGALYVLYLALPGTCQVTQKTFSHLTVDEGLSQNSVYAITQDRRGFMWFGTRDGLNRYDSRKVVVYQNQSGNKHSLVSNTINSLLLDEEGRLWVGTTKGLAQYRPEQDNFQRIPIGGTTTNKLLDPTINCLLDGHQKHIWVGTQNGLYRLQTESPYRIETLPDLTQQHRTMDNQQVRALVEDRDHDVWVGTAGGLTKLHPTPSGKFQLTHYYLKYADSLYHNATNGINTIAEDRLGRLWIGTEGNGIALFDKKLGRVVSWNPTTSLDLSTQTVRTIQPDGKGDFWVGTMSGLYIMAQDGSRCQALINQPVDPNSLGDNSVRSVFLDRDGSFWVGTYYGGVDVYSPLARQFGSFRPLDRQGGTPFKIAGPILPASAPGQLWLGTEDRGLFLINANKTIARHYSHDAKNSQSLSNDKVKCLLNEGSDGLWIGTLKGLNYLDFRRQTITQYRHEPHNPHSLPNDRIYDLKRDAKGTLWVVTNLGGLCRFDPETQSFERVSLAPISHSSSNLTSLLIDSNATMWVGTTDGLQRKMAGQPTFVRFVHDDNDTTSISANYVSCFLEDRQHRLWIGTRDGGLNVLLPGKQTFRHFTMAQGLISNTIVGIQEDSRGHLWISTDKGLTQFDPSRARFSNYNKYDGLVCKEFTTNSTYQDRHGTLYFGGYNGIVLFHPDRIRSNTIVHPLAFTQLRLFNEPVKSLSSDDTGESGINYENGLTFTHRQNVFSLDFASFNYINADKNRYAYKLLGFDNAWNYVSEPRATYMNLPAGDYVLQVKGTNNDNVWNSRPLELTIKVLPPFWKTTWAYILYALTFLGLLQLWSRFNRYRLKLTHELEVEHTEKARQQEIHRLKLDFFTEIAHEIRTPLTLVMGPIDVLADHYKSDPFIRKQVSMMRGSTDRLLRLLNQLLDFRKHETGNSQLHWRQTDLVAFLSSITDSFREHARARQVTLTNESDVSALPVWFDAGEIEKVVYNLLLNAVKFTPSGGTISVRLQEHSALSDINDQVRITIEDTGSGIPTEDLNRIFNQFYQVGQTKTRDSGFGLGLALSKHIVEQHNGKISVESQESRPGQEGFTRFIFTLPLADPDFAQRNMEASLPEQSPLLPTSLQPSLYVESTDSRTDPDDLPDSDRPLILVVDDNDAIRAYVRDLFSETYQVVEAADGAIAWEKAASVLPDLIIADVAMPFMDGFSLTHQLKSDPRTNHIPVILLTAKNELDSQLTGLQTGADDYLTKPFQPILLQARVRNLLLLREQLKAKYHQLITVQPQAQTLDHPDEKFLNQLMKILDSHLTDPEFNVTGLVGEMGMSRPVLFRKVKMLTGLSVIDLIRTTRLKKAELLLRQRKASVSEIAFAVGFSDPKYFSRAFRAQFGLTPTEYSQQTADQLEEVA comes from the coding sequence ATGAGTTACACGAAACTTACCGCTGTTTTATGGCTGGGAGCGCTATACGTTCTTTATCTCGCACTGCCCGGCACCTGCCAGGTAACCCAAAAGACGTTCAGTCATCTCACGGTCGACGAAGGTTTGTCGCAGAACAGCGTGTACGCTATTACGCAAGATCGTCGAGGGTTCATGTGGTTTGGAACCCGCGATGGACTGAACCGTTACGACTCTCGGAAGGTGGTCGTTTACCAGAACCAAAGCGGGAACAAACACAGCTTAGTTTCCAATACGATCAATAGTCTTTTGCTGGACGAGGAAGGCCGCTTGTGGGTCGGCACAACAAAAGGGCTGGCACAATACCGGCCTGAACAGGATAATTTTCAGCGAATTCCGATCGGGGGCACTACCACCAACAAATTGCTCGACCCCACCATTAATTGCCTGCTCGACGGTCACCAGAAACACATTTGGGTGGGCACGCAGAATGGCCTCTACCGGCTGCAAACCGAGAGTCCATACCGAATTGAAACGTTACCGGACCTAACTCAACAGCATCGTACTATGGATAATCAACAGGTTCGGGCATTAGTTGAAGATCGCGACCATGACGTATGGGTGGGTACAGCCGGCGGATTGACCAAACTTCATCCAACGCCGTCGGGCAAGTTTCAACTGACGCATTATTACCTGAAATACGCCGATTCACTTTACCACAATGCGACGAACGGTATCAATACCATTGCCGAAGATCGGCTGGGACGGCTGTGGATTGGCACGGAAGGGAATGGAATTGCTTTGTTCGACAAGAAGTTGGGCCGTGTTGTGTCGTGGAACCCCACTACCAGCCTGGATTTGAGTACGCAAACCGTTCGGACAATCCAACCCGATGGGAAAGGGGATTTCTGGGTGGGCACGATGTCGGGGCTGTATATTATGGCGCAGGATGGCAGCCGGTGTCAGGCGCTGATTAACCAGCCTGTTGATCCGAATTCATTGGGCGATAACTCGGTTCGATCGGTGTTCCTAGACAGAGATGGCTCGTTCTGGGTGGGCACGTATTATGGCGGAGTTGACGTATATAGTCCGTTGGCCCGGCAATTTGGCTCATTCCGTCCGCTGGATCGACAGGGGGGAACACCGTTTAAAATTGCAGGTCCTATACTACCCGCCAGTGCGCCCGGTCAACTTTGGCTTGGTACTGAAGACCGGGGGCTTTTTCTGATCAACGCCAATAAAACCATTGCCCGGCATTACAGCCATGACGCCAAAAATAGCCAATCGCTGTCGAACGATAAGGTAAAATGCCTGTTGAATGAAGGTTCGGATGGCCTGTGGATTGGCACCCTGAAAGGACTCAATTACCTGGATTTCCGCCGGCAAACGATTACCCAGTACCGCCATGAACCGCACAACCCGCATTCGTTACCCAATGATCGAATTTATGATCTTAAACGCGACGCTAAGGGAACGCTCTGGGTCGTTACAAACCTGGGCGGTCTTTGCCGATTTGACCCTGAAACACAGTCATTTGAGCGAGTGTCGTTAGCACCAATCTCGCACAGTTCAAGCAATCTAACCAGTTTGCTGATCGATTCGAACGCAACGATGTGGGTTGGAACAACAGATGGCTTACAGCGTAAAATGGCCGGTCAGCCTACGTTTGTTCGTTTTGTTCATGACGACAACGACACGACGTCGATCAGTGCCAATTACGTCAGCTGTTTTCTCGAAGATCGTCAACATCGCCTTTGGATCGGCACACGCGACGGGGGATTAAACGTGCTATTGCCAGGTAAACAAACATTTCGCCACTTCACAATGGCGCAGGGATTGATCAGTAACACCATTGTTGGCATTCAGGAAGATAGCCGGGGACATCTGTGGATCAGCACCGACAAGGGACTAACCCAATTTGATCCCAGTCGGGCACGGTTTTCGAATTACAATAAATACGATGGGCTGGTTTGTAAAGAATTTACGACCAATTCGACCTACCAGGACAGGCATGGTACTCTTTATTTTGGGGGGTATAACGGCATTGTCCTGTTTCACCCGGATCGCATACGTAGCAACACCATTGTGCACCCGCTGGCATTCACCCAACTGCGCCTGTTCAACGAGCCGGTCAAAAGCCTGTCCTCCGACGACACCGGTGAGTCGGGCATAAACTACGAAAACGGGCTTACGTTCACGCACCGACAAAATGTGTTTTCGCTGGATTTTGCTAGTTTCAACTACATCAACGCTGACAAAAATCGGTACGCCTACAAATTGCTGGGTTTCGACAACGCCTGGAACTACGTAAGCGAGCCACGAGCTACGTACATGAATCTTCCGGCGGGTGATTACGTACTTCAGGTAAAAGGCACCAACAACGATAATGTCTGGAATTCAAGGCCGCTTGAATTGACAATCAAGGTGTTGCCGCCTTTCTGGAAAACGACATGGGCCTATATCCTTTACGCGTTGACCTTTCTGGGGCTATTGCAGCTTTGGTCCCGATTTAACCGATATCGGCTGAAACTGACGCACGAACTTGAAGTCGAACATACCGAAAAAGCCCGGCAACAGGAGATCCATAGACTAAAGCTGGACTTCTTCACCGAGATTGCCCACGAGATTCGAACGCCACTCACGCTGGTGATGGGCCCCATTGACGTGCTGGCCGACCATTACAAAAGCGATCCGTTCATTCGAAAACAAGTGTCCATGATGCGCGGAAGCACCGACCGATTATTGCGGTTGCTGAACCAGCTACTCGATTTTAGAAAGCACGAAACGGGAAACAGCCAGTTGCACTGGAGACAAACCGATTTAGTCGCGTTTTTGAGCAGCATCACCGACTCATTTCGCGAGCACGCCCGAGCGCGGCAGGTAACGCTGACCAACGAGTCGGACGTATCGGCTTTACCCGTTTGGTTCGATGCTGGCGAGATTGAAAAAGTAGTCTATAACCTGCTTCTGAACGCGGTGAAGTTTACGCCATCCGGTGGTACAATCTCCGTTCGTTTGCAGGAACATAGTGCGTTATCAGACATCAATGATCAGGTACGAATTACGATCGAGGATACCGGCAGTGGCATTCCCACCGAGGATTTGAATCGTATTTTCAACCAGTTTTATCAGGTTGGGCAGACCAAAACGCGTGATTCAGGATTTGGCCTTGGTCTGGCTCTTAGCAAGCATATTGTCGAGCAACATAACGGAAAAATCAGCGTCGAGAGCCAGGAAAGCCGGCCTGGGCAGGAGGGATTTACCCGATTTATCTTTACGCTGCCACTCGCCGATCCTGATTTCGCTCAGCGAAACATGGAGGCCTCATTGCCTGAACAAAGCCCGCTACTGCCGACTTCGCTGCAACCATCCCTGTATGTCGAATCAACAGACTCGCGAACTGATCCGGACGATCTGCCCGATTCAGACAGGCCATTGATCCTGGTTGTTGACGATAACGACGCGATAAGAGCGTATGTCCGGGATTTGTTTTCCGAAACGTATCAGGTAGTCGAGGCCGCCGATGGAGCAATCGCCTGGGAGAAGGCAGCCAGCGTATTGCCCGATCTGATTATCGCCGATGTCGCCATGCCATTCATGGATGGTTTTTCGCTAACCCATCAGCTCAAATCCGATCCGCGTACCAATCACATTCCCGTTATTCTGCTAACGGCTAAAAACGAGCTAGACAGTCAGTTGACGGGCCTGCAAACCGGCGCCGACGATTACCTGACAAAACCCTTTCAGCCGATCTTGCTCCAAGCCAGGGTTCGTAATTTGCTGCTGCTTAGGGAACAGCTGAAAGCCAAATACCATCAGCTCATCACGGTACAGCCACAGGCGCAGACACTGGACCACCCCGACGAGAAATTCCTAAATCAGTTGATGAAAATACTGGATTCGCACCTCACTGACCCTGAATTTAACGTTACCGGTCTGGTTGGCGAGATGGGAATGAGTCGTCCGGTTTTGTTTCGTAAAGTGAAAATGCTGACGGGTTTGTCGGTCATTGATTTGATCCGTACAACCCGCTTGAAAAAAGCCGAACTGTTGCTGAGACAGCGAAAAGCAAGCGTATCAGAAATCGCTTTTGCTGTTGGGTTCAGTGATCCGAAGTATTTCAGCCGGGCTTTCCGCGCCCAGTTTGGCCTGACCCCAACCGAATACAGCCAGCAGACGGCTGACCAGCTGGAAGAGGTGGCATAG
- a CDS encoding DUF5703 domain-containing protein — translation MDTHVRTRCSWAKGAWLILVAWGLLSPRTFAQSVSLAPYNVVWTTQSANSGESMPCGGGDIGLNVWVEKGDLLLYVSRSGTFDENNALLKLGRLRLHLNPNPFTPGYRFRQELHLQEGYVRVTGQRGGQVVQIIIWVDVFRPVVHLDLTSHQPLIARLSYENWRTQDRLLAVNEGAATSYKTLPNLPIVQRRDQVAFMGNVLHFYHRNQDSTVFDYTVKQQGLTALKDSLWNPLHQLTFGGDLRGTAMIADGSTIGVYQNTPFTGWHLKSRRPTRSTQISLVLHQQQTPTLADWQRGLEHQRKQADQVAKTARSQSQAWWHQFWNRSYIVIQPDKADSSAIPWQIGRNYQLFRYMLGCNAYGSYPTKFNGGLFTYDPVWVKPELAFSPDFRAWGGGTFTAQNQRLVYWPLLKSGDVDLMKPQFEFYRRTLPTAEQRSRFYWGHGGACFSEQLENFGLPQAFEYLANQYVFKTQRPPTYDKGVEFNNWLAYTWDTVLEFCLMILDAERFSGQDIAPYLPLIDSSVRFFDEHYQQAQRQRSTKSLDEQGHFVLYPGSAAETYKTTYNAITTVAGLRAVLSRLLALSDRYIPASKRSYYEAMLSRVPPIPTRIMQGHRTLAPAQAWERINNVEIPQLYPVFPYNLYGLGKPDFELALNTWQYDSEAAKVKDYVGWKQDNIFCARLGLTNEAARLTEQKLGNSARRFPAFWGPGFDWTPDHNWGGSGMIGLQEMLMQTDGRTIQLLPAWPRTWDVVFRLHAPYQTVVEGRVVNGKLEQLRVSPPERARDVVLPGN, via the coding sequence ATGGACACACATGTACGTACTCGATGCTCGTGGGCAAAAGGTGCTTGGCTGATCCTGGTGGCCTGGGGCCTGCTGAGTCCCAGAACCTTCGCTCAGTCGGTTTCACTAGCCCCCTATAACGTAGTGTGGACTACGCAAAGCGCGAATTCGGGAGAATCGATGCCCTGCGGTGGGGGTGACATTGGCCTTAACGTCTGGGTAGAAAAAGGGGATTTGCTGCTCTACGTCTCACGCAGTGGCACTTTTGATGAAAATAACGCGCTGCTCAAGTTGGGACGGCTGCGGCTCCACCTGAATCCGAACCCGTTTACGCCCGGCTATCGCTTCCGTCAGGAACTCCACTTGCAGGAAGGCTATGTGCGTGTGACGGGCCAGCGGGGAGGTCAGGTTGTTCAAATCATTATTTGGGTGGATGTGTTTCGGCCCGTGGTTCATCTGGACTTGACGAGCCACCAACCGCTGATTGCCCGGCTTAGCTACGAAAACTGGCGTACCCAGGATCGCTTGTTAGCCGTCAACGAAGGAGCCGCCACTTCTTACAAAACCCTACCTAATCTGCCCATAGTGCAGCGACGCGACCAGGTGGCGTTCATGGGCAACGTCCTGCACTTCTACCACCGTAACCAAGATTCGACGGTATTCGACTATACCGTGAAGCAACAGGGGCTAACGGCGCTGAAAGATAGCCTGTGGAATCCACTCCATCAGCTCACTTTTGGGGGCGATTTACGCGGCACAGCTATGATTGCCGACGGCTCAACCATCGGAGTCTATCAGAATACGCCATTTACCGGCTGGCACTTGAAAAGCCGCAGACCAACCCGCTCGACCCAGATCAGCCTAGTCCTCCATCAGCAGCAGACCCCGACCCTGGCCGACTGGCAGCGGGGCCTGGAGCACCAGCGAAAGCAAGCCGATCAGGTAGCCAAAACAGCCCGTAGTCAAAGTCAGGCCTGGTGGCATCAGTTCTGGAACCGCAGCTACATCGTTATTCAGCCTGACAAGGCCGACTCAAGTGCTATACCCTGGCAGATAGGCCGCAACTACCAATTGTTTCGGTACATGCTGGGCTGCAACGCCTACGGTAGCTACCCGACCAAGTTTAACGGAGGTCTGTTCACCTACGACCCGGTCTGGGTCAAGCCCGAGCTGGCCTTTTCGCCCGACTTTCGCGCCTGGGGCGGGGGAACGTTTACGGCCCAGAATCAGCGACTGGTCTACTGGCCCTTACTCAAGAGCGGGGATGTGGACCTGATGAAACCCCAGTTCGAGTTTTACCGGCGGACCTTGCCCACGGCTGAACAGCGCAGCCGTTTTTACTGGGGCCACGGAGGGGCTTGTTTTAGTGAACAGCTCGAAAACTTCGGTCTGCCCCAGGCTTTTGAGTACCTGGCAAATCAGTATGTATTCAAAACGCAGCGCCCGCCGACTTACGATAAGGGAGTTGAATTCAATAACTGGCTGGCCTACACCTGGGACACCGTGCTGGAGTTCTGCCTGATGATCCTGGACGCCGAACGGTTTAGCGGACAGGATATTGCGCCCTATTTGCCACTGATTGACAGTAGCGTACGGTTTTTCGATGAACATTATCAACAGGCCCAACGCCAGCGAAGTACGAAGTCGTTGGATGAGCAGGGCCACTTTGTACTCTACCCAGGCAGTGCGGCTGAAACGTATAAGACTACTTATAACGCCATTACGACGGTGGCGGGTTTGCGGGCGGTTCTCTCGCGGCTCTTGGCGTTATCAGACCGGTATATACCAGCCAGTAAGCGGTCGTATTATGAGGCAATGCTCAGCCGTGTTCCGCCCATCCCCACCCGGATCATGCAGGGTCATCGTACCTTGGCCCCCGCCCAGGCCTGGGAACGCATTAACAACGTGGAGATTCCTCAATTGTACCCCGTGTTTCCGTATAATTTGTACGGGCTGGGGAAGCCCGACTTTGAGCTGGCGTTGAACACATGGCAGTACGACAGTGAAGCCGCAAAAGTCAAAGATTATGTAGGGTGGAAACAGGACAACATCTTTTGTGCCCGATTAGGGCTGACCAACGAGGCCGCCCGGCTAACGGAGCAGAAGCTGGGTAATTCGGCGCGTCGTTTTCCTGCCTTCTGGGGGCCAGGATTCGACTGGACCCCCGACCACAACTGGGGTGGCTCGGGCATGATCGGTTTGCAGGAAATGCTCATGCAAACCGATGGCCGTACGATTCAACTCCTGCCCGCCTGGCCCCGAACGTGGGATGTGGTTTTTCGGCTTCATGCACCCTATCAGACGGTGGTGGAAGGTCGGGTGGTGAATGGCAAGCTCGAACAGTTGCGGGTAAGCCCCCCGGAGCGGGCCAGGGATGTGGTACTGCCAGGCAACTAA
- a CDS encoding TlpA disulfide reductase family protein, with amino-acid sequence MRKMKVSYSLLMVFACCFTHHITRGQTGNLTYQLQGVVDRDTGTVTLLPNGEGFDPNLTNNYQTILKHGRFLLTGKMAYPGSYRIRISPGYISSYFLIEPGKQTIVCHVDSLRETPQLTTKIMAEYTQFMADYVAPIGKQREEAFEQYMDQKLATTKPHVLDSLQTAYSQNRSRLIHQQQRGYLTYITQHPASYVPLWQLVRDMGEGYQPIFDSLYQAFSASLKATPTGRMIAQRLNSSKMTAVGQIFPSLSLVDMNNKPVFLTADRKSKYTLVDFWFSRCGPCLDQFPTLKELYARYQAKGFTIIGISIDKSPETEFWRKTIQANGLAWTQYLDPSGKLTVGLLSINYFPSNFLLDENGTIIRKDSSPQELSTFLSQRL; translated from the coding sequence ATGAGAAAAATGAAAGTAAGTTACTCCCTCCTGATGGTGTTCGCTTGTTGTTTTACGCATCACATCACACGCGGGCAAACCGGCAACTTGACCTATCAGTTACAGGGGGTTGTTGATCGCGATACGGGAACAGTCACGTTACTGCCAAACGGTGAGGGATTCGATCCAAATCTGACCAACAATTACCAGACTATACTTAAACACGGACGCTTTCTGCTAACGGGAAAAATGGCCTATCCCGGTAGTTACAGAATTCGAATTTCACCCGGCTATATATCATCCTATTTTCTGATCGAGCCGGGGAAGCAAACCATCGTTTGTCACGTTGACTCACTCCGGGAGACGCCCCAACTAACGACGAAGATAATGGCGGAGTATACTCAGTTCATGGCCGACTATGTTGCGCCAATTGGTAAGCAGCGAGAAGAGGCTTTCGAGCAATACATGGATCAAAAACTGGCTACGACAAAGCCACATGTACTGGATAGTTTGCAAACGGCTTATAGTCAGAACCGATCTCGTTTAATCCACCAACAGCAACGGGGATACCTAACCTATATCACGCAGCATCCTGCATCATACGTACCCTTATGGCAGTTGGTTAGGGACATGGGTGAGGGCTATCAACCCATCTTTGATTCACTCTATCAGGCTTTTTCGGCCTCGCTGAAAGCCACACCAACCGGCAGGATGATCGCGCAACGGCTGAACTCGTCGAAAATGACCGCTGTCGGGCAAATTTTTCCTTCTCTGAGCCTGGTTGATATGAATAACAAACCGGTATTCCTCACCGCTGACCGCAAATCGAAATACACGCTCGTCGATTTCTGGTTTAGCCGTTGTGGCCCGTGCTTAGACCAATTCCCTACACTCAAGGAGCTGTACGCCAGGTATCAAGCCAAGGGGTTCACTATCATTGGAATTTCCATCGATAAATCACCGGAAACAGAGTTCTGGCGGAAAACGATTCAAGCCAATGGCTTAGCCTGGACTCAGTACCTAGACCCATCCGGTAAACTCACGGTTGGCCTGCTGTCCATTAATTATTTTCCTTCTAATTTCTTGCTGGATGAGAACGGTACGATCATTCGGAAAGATAGTAGTCCCCAGGAGTTAAGCACTTTTCTTTCGCAGCGACTGTAA
- a CDS encoding HD domain-containing protein yields the protein MELTNLFRQIEFIKEVDKLKYILRKTKLFASDRNENDAEHSWHLSLMAIVLAEHANFPIDVLKVIKMLLIHDLVEIDAGDTFIYDTQKSHDNTVEERQAAKRIFGLLPDHQAAELIALWEEFEEQQTNEAKFARAMDRLEPLLQNTSNNGGTWREFGVGYGDVYAKKQVIQQGSLTIWQYAEQLLNDSVEKGILTK from the coding sequence ATGGAGTTAACGAATCTTTTCAGGCAGATCGAGTTCATCAAGGAAGTGGATAAGCTCAAATACATCCTGCGTAAGACGAAGTTATTTGCCAGCGACCGAAACGAGAATGACGCCGAGCACAGTTGGCATCTATCCCTGATGGCCATTGTCCTGGCCGAGCACGCAAACTTTCCGATCGATGTGCTCAAGGTCATCAAGATGCTGCTGATTCATGATCTGGTCGAAATTGACGCGGGTGATACGTTCATTTACGACACCCAAAAAAGCCACGATAATACGGTTGAGGAGCGACAAGCGGCTAAACGAATATTTGGTTTACTACCTGATCATCAGGCTGCTGAATTGATCGCTCTCTGGGAGGAGTTTGAAGAACAGCAAACCAATGAAGCGAAGTTTGCCCGAGCGATGGACAGACTTGAGCCTCTCCTACAGAATACATCGAATAATGGGGGAACATGGCGCGAGTTCGGTGTGGGTTATGGTGACGTATATGCAAAAAAACAGGTGATTCAGCAGGGTTCTCTAACGATCTGGCAGTATGCCGAGCAGCTACTCAATGACAGCGTTGAGAAGGGTATCCTGACGAAATAA